The following proteins are encoded in a genomic region of Candidatus Bathyarchaeota archaeon:
- a CDS encoding Lsm family RNA-binding protein encodes MSTVAGRRFHEELGLLLQKPVTVVTTTGKTYAGNLIGYDPDTMSLCLADAKDETGLSLVRVFINGSIVAQVFTTEKPFDLRGLAERLEKVFPKMVKLYEDAGVIVVMDKIRLTEKGLIEGTGPAAERVQRVYDEFTRSATK; translated from the coding sequence ATGTCAACAGTAGCTGGAAGAAGATTTCATGAAGAACTTGGTCTCCTGCTTCAAAAACCTGTAACGGTTGTCACTACAACTGGAAAAACTTACGCTGGAAATTTGATAGGTTACGACCCTGATACAATGAGTTTGTGCTTAGCAGACGCCAAAGATGAAACTGGGCTATCCCTTGTTCGAGTATTTATTAACGGAAGTATTGTTGCCCAAGTCTTTACAACTGAAAAACCATTTGACCTCCGCGGGCTTGCTGAGAGATTAGAGAAAGTCTTTCCAAAAATGGTTAAGTTGTATGAAGATGCTGGCGTAATTGTTGTTATGGATAAGATACGATTAACTGAGAAAGGGTTGATTGAAGGGACAGGCCCAGCCGCTGAAAGAGTTCAGCGAGTCTACGATGAATTCACGCGCTCCGCAACCAAGTAG
- a CDS encoding PAC2 family protein has translation MVEIIIHTLEKPVLREPVLIEGLPGIGFAANIAALHLINELRATKFCEIHAPSFQDVALCGEDGFVRSPVNELYYCRPSDVSRDLMILYGNTQALTTYGQYVLCGKVLDLVKSLGCRLVACMGGLKREQVSSFPKVYGTATHRETLNEILNYGVNIIQGKVVGAAGLLVGLAKLKGMQGFCLLAETLGIYPDAIAAQALLEVLCKILHLKIDLTRLEIAANETRKILELSGLSRLQSKPDFPSFV, from the coding sequence TTGGTTGAGATTATCATTCATACGCTTGAGAAACCAGTTCTTCGCGAACCAGTTTTAATTGAGGGACTACCGGGAATTGGTTTTGCAGCCAATATTGCGGCTTTACACCTGATTAATGAGCTTAGAGCCACTAAATTTTGTGAGATTCATGCTCCCTCATTTCAAGATGTGGCTCTCTGCGGCGAGGATGGCTTCGTTCGGTCGCCAGTTAACGAGCTTTACTATTGCCGTCCAAGTGATGTATCACGTGACTTAATGATACTTTATGGGAATACCCAAGCTCTAACCACTTATGGTCAGTATGTTCTTTGTGGTAAGGTACTTGACCTTGTCAAAAGCTTAGGATGTCGTTTGGTCGCTTGCATGGGGGGCTTGAAGAGGGAGCAGGTCAGTAGTTTCCCTAAGGTGTATGGTACTGCTACTCACCGTGAGACGCTGAATGAAATTCTCAATTATGGGGTTAACATTATCCAAGGGAAGGTTGTTGGAGCGGCAGGTCTTCTTGTCGGTTTAGCAAAGTTAAAGGGGATGCAGGGGTTTTGTCTACTTGCTGAAACCCTTGGGATTTATCCGGATGCCATCGCTGCTCAAGCATTATTAGAAGTGCTATGCAAAATTTTGCATTTAAAAATAGATTTAACTAGGCTTGAAATCGCCGCGAATGAGACACGTAAAATTTTGGAACTCTCTGGTCTATCCCGCCTTCAGTCTAAGCCTGATTTCCCAAGTTTCGTATAG
- a CDS encoding transcription initiation factor IIB family protein codes for MGASRSTKKPTEVCEECGGGIIVADGEQVCSHCGLVYERTIVHPRYALNEDGNSESFRLYVAPGERLHMVDGLGSYIDYPSSSYFKDASGVPLPPHMQRYYLNLKRLSDKRTKYYKREADFRAFCSLNRVVQLLNLPKSIRDHAAYLYRKVARSGVSKKQLSSVVLVAYCLFLAVREFETGKLVTMKDITQAFRRVGHRVTIQSIIHAGLEYRASLNVRLTFRKSENYLPMVLDKVIASHQVNRNLLRNGENLQHYRQRLFKTSQSLLRKIDGITRGGRNPYIFAVSVVYAADKIIARQNRRPQLLTQKLLAQLTSVAEYSIREHFSALLKNFI; via the coding sequence TTGGGAGCTTCCCGAAGTACTAAAAAGCCAACTGAAGTCTGCGAGGAATGCGGTGGGGGAATAATAGTTGCTGATGGCGAGCAGGTATGTTCTCACTGCGGCCTTGTATATGAACGTACGATCGTACATCCGAGATACGCCTTAAACGAAGACGGAAATAGCGAAAGTTTTCGCTTGTATGTTGCACCAGGTGAACGGCTTCATATGGTTGATGGTCTCGGGAGCTACATCGATTACCCCAGCTCCTCATATTTTAAAGACGCCTCGGGTGTTCCTCTTCCACCACACATGCAACGGTATTACCTTAATTTGAAACGTTTATCTGATAAGAGGACAAAATACTACAAGCGCGAAGCCGATTTTAGGGCCTTTTGCTCCCTTAATCGAGTAGTTCAACTGCTTAATCTTCCTAAAAGTATTCGAGATCATGCGGCTTACCTTTATCGTAAAGTAGCTCGATCTGGTGTTAGTAAAAAGCAGCTGTCGAGTGTTGTTCTTGTTGCATATTGCCTTTTTTTGGCAGTTCGGGAGTTTGAAACTGGTAAGCTAGTGACAATGAAGGACATAACTCAAGCCTTTCGGAGGGTTGGGCATCGAGTCACCATTCAGAGTATTATACACGCTGGTCTCGAGTATCGGGCATCCTTGAATGTTCGTCTAACCTTTCGAAAAAGCGAAAACTATTTGCCCATGGTTTTAGACAAGGTTATAGCTTCTCATCAAGTGAATAGAAATCTGTTAAGAAATGGGGAAAATCTTCAACATTATCGCCAAAGGCTTTTTAAAACCAGCCAGAGCCTTCTTAGAAAAATAGATGGAATTACTCGTGGTGGACGGAATCCATATATTTTCGCGGTTTCAGTAGTTTACGCAGCTGATAAAATTATAGCTCGGCAGAATCGGAGGCCCCAACTTTTGACGCAAAAGCTCTTAGCTCAACTGACAAGTGTAGCTGAATATAGCATACGCGAGCACTTCTCCGCCCTTCTCAAGAACTTCATTTGA